A genomic segment from Bradyrhizobium sp. CB1015 encodes:
- a CDS encoding carbohydrate porin gives MPWGYPAAKALSFNLKPRGKQRWLLIAVSLAAYLVDNSVLAQTASGFDPRSHPVDQASKRRKASDPAEKLRMGLATSPRAPAPAPNPGASFEKRARADRATQTRTQKTVDPLARYDNLREKGVWFNIPGAVDTIDQDKGGVRSALADVGIGYIGWTHNSFANNLLPNAARSIIANQLYMGQNPTFASANFMIVTYDLSRLGISDGQIVIGAEQQHWTWDRPGPDRVGLNTLAYYQTFFDKTLELKLGYLRNQNEFTGTLFGGITGSNMSALFQGGMSTNAAPTPAVNLKYNFDRGLYNKVSVQRSISPDGPYVQITENPTGLNWSTPHAGILLIDEAGYKSKAAPGVPDTWLRAGVGFNTSRYTSLTDPKRGRESGNNFHYIAADRQFWQNDPDGIPSRGIYGGFSIMEAPPDLNRISRYSELRLYARGAFDSRPSDLIALVASNTSWSKFAVDAALAKGQLAHRDTTAITATYTAHLAPGIYAGVGLSYIHNPTSITHTPQTKDALNLLLSTLIFF, from the coding sequence TTGCCGTGGGGATACCCGGCGGCCAAAGCACTTTCCTTTAATTTAAAGCCGAGAGGAAAGCAACGTTGGCTTCTTATCGCAGTTTCGCTCGCAGCTTATCTGGTCGACAATTCCGTACTGGCACAAACCGCCAGCGGGTTTGATCCTAGGAGCCACCCTGTGGATCAGGCCAGCAAAAGACGAAAGGCTTCTGATCCGGCCGAAAAGCTCCGGATGGGCCTGGCAACCAGCCCTCGTGCCCCGGCGCCAGCACCAAATCCCGGTGCGTCTTTCGAAAAGCGCGCTCGTGCGGACAGAGCTACTCAGACTAGAACGCAAAAGACGGTCGATCCCCTCGCACGGTACGACAATCTGCGTGAAAAAGGAGTGTGGTTCAACATACCTGGCGCTGTGGACACGATCGATCAGGACAAGGGCGGCGTTAGATCAGCGCTTGCAGATGTCGGCATCGGCTACATCGGCTGGACACACAACAGCTTTGCAAACAACCTGCTGCCGAATGCCGCCAGAAGTATTATCGCAAACCAGCTCTATATGGGCCAGAATCCGACCTTCGCGTCGGCAAACTTCATGATCGTCACCTACGATCTCAGCCGGCTTGGCATTTCCGACGGACAAATTGTCATAGGGGCCGAGCAGCAACACTGGACATGGGATCGCCCGGGACCAGATCGAGTGGGGCTCAATACGCTCGCCTACTACCAGACTTTCTTCGACAAGACACTAGAGCTTAAACTCGGCTATCTCAGAAACCAAAATGAATTCACCGGCACATTGTTCGGAGGGATTACAGGATCGAACATGTCTGCCTTGTTCCAGGGGGGCATGAGCACCAATGCCGCACCGACGCCCGCGGTCAATCTGAAGTACAATTTTGACCGTGGCTTGTACAACAAGGTCTCCGTCCAGCGCTCAATTAGCCCAGATGGTCCCTATGTCCAGATAACGGAGAATCCCACGGGCTTGAACTGGAGCACGCCCCATGCAGGCATTCTTCTCATTGATGAAGCCGGCTACAAGAGCAAGGCAGCTCCCGGCGTACCCGATACGTGGCTGCGGGCGGGCGTTGGTTTCAACACCAGCCGGTACACGAGTTTGACGGATCCCAAGCGAGGGAGGGAAAGCGGGAATAACTTTCACTACATCGCTGCGGACAGGCAGTTCTGGCAGAACGACCCCGATGGGATCCCATCTCGCGGGATCTATGGCGGCTTCTCCATTATGGAAGCTCCGCCGGACCTGAACAGGATCAGCCGGTATTCTGAGCTTCGTCTTTACGCCAGGGGAGCATTTGACAGTCGGCCCAGTGATCTGATTGCACTCGTTGCTAGCAACACGAGCTGGAGCAAATTTGCGGTGGATGCTGCCCTCGCCAAAGGGCAGCTTGCGCATCGCGACACAACAGCAATCACCGCAACATATACCGCCCATCTCGCTCCGGGAATATATGCAGGGGTCGGACTGTCATACATTCATAACCCGACAAGCATCACGCACACACCCCAGACTAAAGACGCGCTCAATCTGTTGCTATCTACGTTGATATTCTTCTGA
- a CDS encoding IS110 family transposase, translating to MQPISTIGLDIAKSVFQVHGVDAAGQVIIRRQLKRRQVLTFFQKLPPCLVGIEACASSHHWSRELQALGHAVRLMPPAYVKPYVKQQKNDSADAEAICEAVTRPNMGFVPTKTVEQQSCLMLHRARHLFIRQQTAVINSIRAYLAESGIVAPVGRGGVEQLLEVVADTAEDRVPEGARMCLAALGGQLRALKAQILEFDRRIIAWHRSSATSKRLDAIPGVGPALATALVASIADPRAFRSGRDFSAWVGLVPKQSSSGGKDKLGSISKQGDRYLRSLFTAGALAVIRYAKIHGTDHRPWLTRLLARRPTKVAAIALANKLARMAWAMMARNERYQEPAALAA from the coding sequence ATGCAGCCAATTTCGACCATCGGTCTGGATATCGCGAAGTCAGTCTTCCAAGTGCACGGCGTTGATGCAGCTGGCCAGGTGATCATCCGCCGTCAGTTGAAGCGCCGGCAAGTCCTGACGTTTTTCCAGAAGCTGCCGCCCTGCCTGGTAGGGATCGAGGCTTGCGCATCATCACACCATTGGTCCCGCGAGTTGCAGGCATTGGGGCATGCGGTGCGATTGATGCCTCCGGCCTATGTGAAGCCCTACGTCAAGCAGCAGAAGAACGACAGCGCTGATGCGGAGGCGATTTGCGAGGCGGTGACGAGGCCCAACATGGGGTTCGTGCCGACCAAGACGGTTGAACAACAGAGCTGTCTGATGCTTCACCGAGCGCGCCACCTCTTCATCCGCCAGCAGACTGCCGTGATCAATTCAATCCGCGCCTATCTCGCCGAGTCCGGGATTGTCGCCCCTGTCGGGCGCGGGGGTGTCGAGCAACTGCTGGAAGTCGTCGCCGATACAGCCGAAGACCGAGTCCCGGAGGGCGCCCGGATGTGTCTTGCTGCTCTCGGTGGGCAATTGCGCGCGCTGAAGGCCCAGATCCTGGAGTTCGACCGGCGCATCATCGCCTGGCATCGATCAAGCGCGACGAGCAAACGGCTGGACGCGATCCCCGGCGTTGGGCCGGCGCTGGCAACAGCTCTGGTCGCGAGCATTGCTGATCCTAGAGCTTTTCGATCGGGACGAGACTTCTCGGCCTGGGTTGGGCTTGTACCGAAGCAGAGCTCGAGCGGGGGCAAAGACAAGCTTGGCAGCATCAGCAAGCAGGGCGATCGCTATTTGCGTAGCCTGTTTACGGCTGGCGCGCTCGCCGTAATCCGCTACGCCAAGATCCATGGCACCGATCATCGGCCATGGCTCACGCGATTGTTGGCCCGCCGGCCCACCAAGGTCGCGGCCATCGCGCTTGCCAACAAGCTCGCCAGGATGGCCTGGGCGATGATGGCGAGGAACGAACGCTACCAGGAGCCGGCCGCGCTAGCGGCCTAA
- a CDS encoding outer membrane protein: MKNILILTASIGALVAATPSFGTDLAGQPVKVKAAPLPAAAPITDWSGYYIGANGGWGTSHNCWDFNGATPEGCHNSTGGTIGGQIGYRWHIFNMVYGIEGQGNWADVNGSNISTAFPASTVGTTTDAFGLLTGHIGYAFNAVLLYGKGGAAVTSNTYQVNSLATGTEIGKSSDVRWGGVLGAGAEVSLTPNWSAGVEYNHLFMQRSNISFPAALGTDRVHQDVDLITARLNYKFGSPFAR; this comes from the coding sequence ATGAAAAACATTCTGATTCTGACTGCAAGCATCGGCGCACTCGTTGCGGCCACTCCCTCCTTCGGCACGGACTTGGCCGGGCAGCCTGTCAAGGTCAAAGCGGCACCGCTGCCGGCCGCGGCCCCGATTACCGATTGGTCCGGCTACTATATCGGTGCAAATGGCGGCTGGGGAACGAGCCACAATTGCTGGGATTTCAATGGCGCCACTCCCGAGGGCTGCCACAATTCGACTGGCGGGACCATTGGCGGCCAGATTGGCTATCGTTGGCACATCTTCAACATGGTCTACGGCATCGAAGGTCAGGGCAACTGGGCCGACGTCAACGGCTCCAATATCAGCACCGCCTTTCCGGCAAGCACCGTTGGCACCACGACAGATGCATTCGGTCTACTCACGGGCCATATCGGCTACGCGTTCAATGCCGTGCTACTATACGGCAAGGGTGGTGCTGCGGTGACCAGCAACACCTATCAGGTCAACTCGTTGGCTACTGGCACCGAGATTGGCAAAAGCAGTGATGTGCGTTGGGGTGGCGTGCTGGGCGCCGGTGCCGAAGTCAGCCTCACGCCGAACTGGTCAGCTGGCGTCGAGTATAACCACTTGTTCATGCAGCGCAGCAACATCAGCTTCCCAGCGGCTCTTGGTACGGATCGCGTCCACCAGGATGTCGATCTCATCACCGCACGGCTCAATTACAAGTTTGGCTCGCCCTTTGCTAGATAG
- a CDS encoding branched-chain amino acid ABC transporter substrate-binding protein — protein sequence MSIEGYTIANTQRASVASAAILFCALAAPLALGSEVKIAVAGPMTGSSAAFGAQMRDGAAAAVEDLNASGLLPDNAKVILRVADDACDPRQAVAVANKLATERVLLVVAHFWSSSSIPASDIYAEAGIVQVSPGSSTPQLTERGLKTVFRICGRDDQQGTVAAEYIHVNHPNENIAVLDDKSTAGKGIADVVEAQLHRFGRQVSRQSYVAGERDFRALVSRMKKDRVRVAYIGGYHTEIGLFVRQASDSKADFIVMANDPLMTSEFWAITGSAGNGTLFTFMPNPAGSAKAAGVVAGLKASGLSGEGYTLYAYAAVQAWAEAVNRSGSFHATRVASALRSRPVDTVIGPVRFDKKGDNSASGFLVYRWRDGRVERVKKY from the coding sequence GTGAGCATTGAAGGCTATACAATTGCAAATACGCAGCGCGCTTCTGTTGCAAGTGCGGCAATTCTCTTCTGTGCTCTCGCCGCCCCGCTTGCGCTCGGTTCTGAAGTAAAGATCGCCGTGGCTGGTCCAATGACTGGAAGCAGCGCCGCGTTCGGCGCGCAAATGCGCGATGGTGCAGCTGCTGCGGTTGAGGACTTGAACGCTTCGGGCCTACTTCCGGATAATGCCAAAGTTATATTGAGGGTCGCTGACGACGCCTGCGACCCAAGGCAAGCTGTCGCAGTTGCGAATAAGCTCGCGACAGAGCGCGTCCTGTTGGTGGTTGCCCATTTTTGGTCCTCTTCGTCGATCCCGGCCTCCGACATCTACGCTGAAGCAGGCATCGTTCAGGTGTCACCAGGCTCGTCAACTCCTCAGCTAACAGAGCGCGGCCTTAAGACTGTCTTTCGGATCTGCGGGCGCGACGACCAACAGGGAACCGTTGCCGCCGAGTACATTCACGTGAACCATCCCAACGAGAACATCGCGGTGCTCGACGACAAGAGCACTGCTGGAAAGGGCATTGCCGACGTGGTCGAAGCCCAGCTTCATCGATTCGGACGACAAGTCAGTCGGCAAAGCTATGTTGCAGGTGAACGGGACTTCAGAGCGCTAGTCTCAAGAATGAAAAAGGATCGAGTGCGCGTCGCCTATATCGGCGGCTATCATACCGAAATCGGATTGTTTGTGCGCCAGGCATCAGATTCAAAAGCAGACTTCATAGTCATGGCAAACGATCCGCTGATGACCTCTGAATTCTGGGCGATTACCGGCAGCGCTGGGAATGGCACATTGTTTACCTTCATGCCCAATCCGGCCGGGAGTGCCAAGGCGGCCGGCGTGGTCGCCGGACTCAAAGCTTCCGGCCTGTCCGGTGAAGGCTACACGCTATACGCCTATGCAGCTGTGCAAGCCTGGGCAGAGGCGGTGAACCGGAGCGGCTCCTTCCATGCTACGCGGGTCGCCAGCGCACTTCGTTCACGGCCGGTCGACACCGTAATTGGCCCGGTCCGGTTCGACAAAAAGGGAGACAACTCGGCTTCTGGATTTTTGGTTTACCGCTGGCGCGACGGCCGTGTTGAACGTGTCAAGAAGTATTGA
- a CDS encoding MerR family transcriptional regulator has translation MNKPTPRRRRWRIGELAEATGVTVRTLHHYEHTGLLAATERTDGGHRMYDRESLQRVQQIRALRELGFSLVEIRKAMEGTTSLTDLLRKHLERIELQVARATLLRDRLRNMTIDGEAQVSVDELPATLNAMSRVETRSQTSPCICNLASEREDRWRRIRDDLRDCMDRSEPPCGERAKAVAVAARLLISEIAGADSRVSMILKVLARLSAPRALAGWDPCLMQYLDLALGGLED, from the coding sequence ATGAACAAACCTACACCAAGAAGGCGTCGATGGCGCATTGGCGAACTTGCAGAGGCGACCGGAGTAACGGTACGCACGCTGCACCATTATGAGCACACAGGACTCCTAGCAGCCACAGAGCGTACTGACGGCGGCCACCGGATGTATGACCGCGAAAGCCTGCAGCGGGTTCAGCAGATTCGCGCGCTGCGTGAGCTTGGCTTCTCACTTGTCGAGATCCGTAAAGCCATGGAGGGAACGACTTCTCTCACGGACCTGCTGCGCAAACATTTAGAGCGCATAGAACTTCAAGTCGCTCGAGCAACTCTTTTGCGCGACCGTTTGCGCAACATGACCATCGACGGCGAGGCGCAAGTAAGTGTGGATGAGCTGCCTGCCACTCTGAATGCCATGTCGCGAGTCGAGACGCGTAGTCAAACGTCCCCATGCATCTGCAATTTAGCTTCAGAGCGCGAGGACCGGTGGCGGCGAATCCGTGACGACCTTCGCGATTGCATGGATCGGAGCGAGCCCCCTTGCGGTGAGCGCGCAAAGGCTGTCGCAGTTGCAGCACGCTTGCTGATCAGCGAAATCGCCGGCGCCGATTCACGCGTTTCGATGATCCTGAAGGTACTTGCACGACTGAGCGCCCCCCGCGCTCTGGCTGGTTGGGATCCCTGCCTGATGCAATATCTCGATCTCGCCCTTGGCGGGTTGGAGGATTAG
- the nodD2 gene encoding transcriptional regulator NodD2, whose protein sequence is MRFKGLDLNLLVALDALITERNLTSAARSINLSQPAMSAAVARLRSYFGDELFGMRGRELVLTSRAEGLAAPVRQALVHIELSIMARDVFDPARSSRRFRIALSDFITVVFLKNVVERVTREAPTVSFELAAPTAEHEELLRRGEVDFVILPDSLMSSAHPRAALFEERLVCVGCCTNRELQRGLTFDRYVSMGHVAVKHGGAPHTPVEQSFLIDLGPTRRIDILVQSFSMIPPLLVGTNRIGTMPLGLVRHFQKTMPLQIVELPDPFPVFTEAVQWPALHNNDPESLWMREMLFQEATRMATAKEHPVTSTPEGAGSAGKSAQSVSPLP, encoded by the coding sequence ATGCGTTTCAAAGGTCTGGATCTAAATCTTCTCGTTGCGCTGGATGCTCTGATAACTGAGCGCAATCTCACCTCAGCGGCGCGTAGCATCAATCTCAGTCAGCCGGCCATGAGCGCAGCCGTTGCCCGGTTGCGCTCATATTTTGGCGATGAACTGTTTGGGATGAGGGGGCGCGAACTTGTCTTGACCTCGCGGGCGGAAGGGCTCGCAGCTCCTGTACGCCAGGCGCTGGTGCACATTGAACTCTCAATCATGGCGCGAGACGTGTTCGATCCAGCTCGATCGAGCCGGCGATTCAGGATCGCCCTTTCTGATTTCATAACAGTTGTATTCTTAAAAAATGTCGTGGAGCGCGTCACACGAGAAGCCCCCACCGTCAGCTTCGAACTGGCGGCGCCGACCGCTGAGCACGAGGAGCTCCTCCGCCGCGGCGAAGTCGATTTTGTTATCCTGCCAGATTCTCTCATGTCCAGCGCGCACCCCAGGGCGGCCCTATTCGAGGAGAGGCTCGTCTGCGTAGGTTGCTGCACGAACAGGGAATTACAACGCGGGCTTACATTCGATCGATATGTGTCGATGGGTCACGTTGCAGTTAAGCACGGAGGCGCACCCCACACGCCAGTTGAGCAATCATTCTTAATCGATCTCGGTCCTACTCGGCGCATCGACATTCTCGTGCAGAGCTTCAGCATGATCCCGCCCCTCCTTGTTGGGACGAACCGCATAGGCACGATGCCATTAGGGCTCGTGAGGCATTTCCAAAAAACGATGCCTCTTCAGATTGTCGAGCTTCCGGATCCATTCCCCGTCTTCACTGAAGCGGTCCAATGGCCCGCACTTCACAACAATGACCCGGAAAGCCTGTGGATGCGGGAGATGTTGTTCCAAGAGGCCACGCGCATGGCAACTGCGAAAGAACACCCCGTCACCAGCACTCCGGAAGGAGCGGGCAGTGCCGGAAAATCCGCACAATCCGTCTCGCCGTTGCCTTAA
- the nodD1 gene encoding transcriptional regulator NodD1, translating into MRFKGLDLNLLVALDAVMTERNLTAAARKINLSQPAMSAAIARLRTYFRDELFTMKGRELVPTPGAEALAGPVREALLHIQLSIISRDAFDPTQSSRRFRVILSDFMTIVFFRRIVDRIAQEAPAVRFELLPFSDEPDELLRRGEVDFLILPELFMSSAHPKATLFDETLVCVGCRANKQLSRQLTFDKYISMGHVAAKFGRALRPNLEEWFLLEHGLRRRIEVVVQGFSLIPPILLDTSRIGTMPLRLARHFEKRMPLRIIEPPLPLPIFTEAVQWPSFHNTDPASIWMRRILLEEASNMASGEQGPPTRRRC; encoded by the coding sequence ATGCGGTTCAAGGGACTCGATCTAAATCTTCTCGTTGCGCTCGATGCCGTGATGACGGAGCGCAATCTCACAGCGGCGGCTCGCAAAATTAACCTGAGCCAGCCGGCCATGAGCGCTGCGATCGCACGGCTGCGCACCTATTTCCGTGATGAACTATTTACTATGAAAGGTCGCGAGCTCGTCCCGACACCTGGCGCGGAGGCGCTTGCAGGTCCGGTTCGCGAGGCCCTGCTGCACATCCAACTCTCAATCATATCACGGGACGCGTTCGACCCGACTCAGTCGAGTCGACGGTTCAGGGTCATTCTTTCGGATTTCATGACGATCGTTTTCTTCCGCAGAATAGTGGACCGCATCGCACAAGAAGCTCCCGCCGTGCGGTTCGAATTGCTGCCATTTTCCGATGAACCCGATGAGCTGCTCCGTCGGGGCGAAGTCGACTTTCTCATTCTGCCGGAACTGTTCATGTCGAGTGCGCATCCTAAGGCGACGCTGTTCGACGAGACCCTCGTGTGCGTGGGATGCCGCGCGAACAAGCAGCTATCCCGACAGCTTACGTTCGATAAATACATCTCGATGGGGCACGTTGCTGCCAAGTTCGGACGGGCACTGAGACCGAACCTCGAAGAATGGTTTTTGCTTGAGCACGGTCTGAGGAGACGAATTGAGGTGGTCGTGCAGGGCTTTAGCCTGATTCCGCCCATATTGTTAGACACGAGCCGTATCGGCACGATGCCCTTGCGACTGGCCAGACACTTCGAAAAGCGGATGCCGCTGCGAATCATCGAACCGCCTCTCCCCCTACCCATATTCACAGAGGCCGTGCAATGGCCCTCGTTCCACAATACCGATCCCGCGAGCATCTGGATGCGGCGGATATTGCTCGAGGAGGCATCCAACATGGCATCTGGTGAGCAAGGGCCTCCAACTCGTAGGCGCTGTTAG
- a CDS encoding NodA family N-acyltransferase, with protein MNIAVSPAAERSSTRAQVQWSLRWENELRLADHAELAEFFRKSYGPTGAFNAQPFEGSRSWAGARPELRAIGYDARGVAAHLGLLRRFIKVSEVDLLVAELGLYAVRPDLEGLGISHAMRVMYPVLQELGVPFGFGTVRSALEKHMTRLVERQGLATLMHGIRVRSTQPDVYPNLSPTRLEDVIVVVFPLGRSISEWPAGTFIDRNGPEL; from the coding sequence ATGAACATTGCCGTGTCCCCGGCTGCGGAACGCTCTTCTACGCGCGCTCAAGTGCAGTGGAGCCTTCGTTGGGAGAACGAGCTGCGGCTCGCCGATCATGCCGAGCTCGCGGAGTTCTTCCGCAAGAGTTATGGACCGACGGGTGCGTTCAATGCGCAGCCTTTTGAGGGAAGCCGAAGTTGGGCCGGCGCAAGACCGGAGCTCCGTGCAATTGGTTACGACGCGCGCGGGGTAGCGGCCCACCTCGGGCTACTACGTCGCTTCATCAAAGTTAGTGAAGTCGATCTCCTCGTAGCAGAACTGGGGTTGTATGCGGTGCGTCCGGATCTCGAAGGGCTCGGAATAAGCCACGCAATGCGCGTGATGTATCCCGTACTGCAGGAGCTTGGCGTTCCATTCGGCTTTGGCACGGTTCGGTCGGCGCTTGAGAAACATATGACGCGACTGGTCGAAAGGCAGGGGCTCGCCACCCTGATGCATGGCATTCGCGTCCGCTCCACGCAGCCGGATGTCTATCCCAATTTATCGCCGACCCGCCTCGAGGATGTGATCGTGGTGGTGTTTCCGCTGGGGCGCTCGATAAGCGAATGGCCGGCCGGGACTTTCATCGATCGGAACGGGCCTGAGTTGTGA
- the nodB gene encoding chitooligosaccharide deacetylase NodB has translation MTERSTPSTVRCDYADVSGSRAVYLTFDDGPNPFCTPEVLDVLAQHRVPATFFVIGTYAIEHPDLIRRVIAEGHEVANHTMTHPDLSRCGPAELQDEVLTASEAIRLACPKASPRHMRAPYGIWTQQVLAMTASAGLTALHWSVDPRDWSRPGVDTIVNSVLANVRPGAIVLLHDGYPPDEERLCTDTTLRDQTTKALAFLIPALQRRGFVIRPLPQLH, from the coding sequence GTGACAGAGCGTTCCACCCCATCCACTGTCCGCTGCGACTACGCTGACGTGAGCGGAAGTCGAGCTGTCTATTTGACCTTTGACGACGGGCCGAACCCGTTTTGTACGCCAGAGGTGCTCGATGTGCTGGCGCAACATCGGGTTCCGGCGACATTCTTCGTCATCGGCACGTACGCGATCGAGCATCCTGACCTCATCCGACGAGTGATTGCGGAAGGGCATGAGGTTGCGAACCATACGATGACCCATCCTGATCTATCCAGATGCGGACCTGCGGAGCTACAGGATGAAGTGCTGACCGCGAGCGAGGCGATCCGTCTGGCGTGCCCGAAGGCCTCGCCCAGGCATATGCGAGCGCCTTACGGCATATGGACGCAACAGGTGCTCGCAATGACTGCGAGCGCTGGTCTCACGGCTCTGCACTGGTCGGTCGACCCGAGAGATTGGTCCCGCCCTGGGGTTGATACAATTGTGAATTCGGTGCTGGCGAACGTTCGCCCGGGTGCAATTGTGCTCCTGCACGACGGGTATCCTCCCGATGAGGAGAGACTGTGCACCGATACAACGCTGCGCGATCAGACCACGAAGGCGCTGGCATTTCTGATTCCGGCACTACAACGGCGCGGGTTTGTAATCCGTCCACTCCCTCAACTTCACTAA
- the nodC gene encoding chitooligosaccharide synthase NodC — MDLLATTSAAAVSSYALLSTIYKSVQALYAQPTINSSLQDSLGQTEVVLPTVDVIVPCFNENPNTLAECLESIASQEYAGKMQVYVVDDGSANRDVVAPVHQIYANDPRFNIILLANNVGKRKAQIAAIRSSSGDLVLNVDSDTVLAADVVTKLVLKMHDPEIGAAMGQLVASNRNQTWLTRLIDMEYWLACNEERAAQARFGAVMCCCGPCAMYRRSALTLLLDQYEAQFFRGKPSDFGEDRHLTILMLKAGFRTEYVPDAIAATVVPHSLGPYLRQQLRWARSTFRDTFLALRLLPELDGYLTLDVIGQNLGPFLLAISTLAALAQLVIGGSIPWWTGLTIAAMTMVRCSVAALRARDLRFIGFSLHTPINIFLLLPLKAYALCTLSNSDWLSRKVTNVPAEEEKQRVILRPNAGRGAASVGVGPTVIHKGGVSHRPSSLTATESVSGRERSTAYE, encoded by the coding sequence ATGGACCTGCTCGCGACAACCAGTGCTGCTGCTGTTTCAAGTTATGCGCTGCTCTCGACTATCTATAAGAGCGTGCAAGCGCTTTATGCCCAGCCGACGATCAACTCATCGCTACAGGACAGCCTCGGACAAACCGAGGTGGTCCTTCCCACTGTGGACGTCATCGTGCCGTGCTTCAATGAGAATCCAAACACGCTTGCCGAATGTCTGGAGTCGATTGCCAGTCAAGAGTACGCCGGAAAGATGCAGGTCTATGTGGTCGATGACGGGTCTGCAAACCGCGACGTGGTCGCGCCTGTACACCAGATATATGCCAATGATCCGAGATTCAATATCATCTTGTTGGCCAACAACGTCGGAAAGCGCAAGGCGCAGATCGCTGCAATACGCAGCTCATCCGGGGATCTCGTTCTCAACGTCGATTCCGACACGGTTCTTGCTGCCGATGTCGTCACGAAGCTTGTATTGAAGATGCATGACCCGGAAATCGGTGCGGCGATGGGTCAACTCGTAGCAAGTAATCGCAACCAGACCTGGCTGACCAGGCTGATCGATATGGAATATTGGCTCGCGTGCAACGAAGAGCGCGCGGCACAGGCGCGTTTCGGTGCCGTCATGTGTTGCTGCGGCCCATGTGCAATGTATCGGCGTTCCGCACTCACCTTGCTTCTTGATCAATACGAAGCGCAATTCTTTCGTGGGAAGCCGAGTGATTTCGGCGAGGACCGCCATCTAACGATACTCATGCTCAAGGCGGGCTTTCGAACCGAATACGTCCCAGACGCGATAGCAGCTACCGTCGTCCCGCACAGTCTTGGGCCATATCTGCGTCAGCAGCTCCGTTGGGCACGCAGTACCTTTCGAGATACGTTTCTTGCATTGCGCCTGCTGCCAGAGCTCGATGGTTATTTGACCCTAGATGTTATCGGGCAGAATCTCGGCCCATTTCTCCTCGCGATCTCAACACTTGCTGCCCTTGCACAGCTCGTGATCGGTGGCTCTATACCCTGGTGGACGGGACTGACGATTGCTGCAATGACTATGGTCCGGTGCAGTGTGGCAGCACTTCGTGCTCGCGATTTGCGGTTTATCGGCTTCTCGCTCCACACACCGATCAATATCTTTCTTTTACTACCATTGAAGGCTTATGCGCTTTGTACATTGAGCAATAGCGATTGGCTATCGCGAAAAGTTACTAATGTGCCGGCGGAAGAGGAGAAACAGCGTGTCATCCTGCGCCCCAATGCCGGACGAGGTGCGGCTAGTGTAGGGGTGGGGCCTACTGTCATTCATAAAGGGGGGGTATCGCACCGTCCATCGAGCCTCACGGCCACGGAGAGTGTTTCCGGTCGTGAACGCTCGACTGCCTACGAATAA